One Methylocapsa sp. D3K7 DNA window includes the following coding sequences:
- a CDS encoding DUF6111 family protein, protein MWRAILDPLLLFASPFAAYAVYLVLRQKYPFTVEHWSKSAVSTLTLTGLAIAVTGMLAFGIFAPRHEGAYIPAHIENGRIVPGRLQ, encoded by the coding sequence ATGTGGCGCGCCATCCTCGATCCCTTGCTGCTGTTTGCCTCCCCTTTCGCGGCCTACGCGGTTTACCTCGTCCTCCGGCAAAAATATCCGTTTACGGTCGAGCACTGGAGCAAAAGCGCGGTCTCGACACTCACCTTGACGGGTCTTGCGATCGCGGTCACCGGCATGCTCGCCTTCGGCATTTTCGCGCCGCGCCATGAGGGCGCCTATATCCCGGCCCATATCGAAAACGGGCGGATTGTGCCGGGGCGGCTGCAATGA